aaaaaaaaaaagatctcaGAAAGCATTCCGCTGGTGAGTGATTTGCAGATTCTGTCCACCCTGAATCGGGAATACAACGGCGACGCTGTTTATACATCCAAAATAGAAGATCTCAGTGAGAAGTACAAATTTATGCGTCGCACCCGGCCCGACGGTAATTGCTTTTTTCGTGCATTCGCCTACGCCTATTTGGAGTACTTACTTACCAACAAAGAAGATTATCTAGCATTTAAAGATCTCGCCCAAAAGTCCAAAGACAAATTGGTGCAATTGGGATTCCCTAGTTTCACATTAGAAGATTTTCACGAAACTGTAAGTGTTTTTGCAAGTTATTTGTCCCATTTAACATCTCTATGATTCAAATGCttactttgtatttttgtttatagtttatGGAAGTCATTAAACGTGTAGATCCAATTGATACTACAAAAGATGTCAACATTAAAGACGAACTACACACAGTGTTCAATGAGCAAGGATACTCAGACTATGTCGTTGTATATTTGCGTTTAATTACCTCAGGCAAGTTGCAAGAAGACGCCGACTTTTATCAGAATTTCATCGAGGGAAATTTCACAATCGAAGAATTCCGTCATCAGGAGGTCGAGCCAATGTACAAAGAATCTGACCATATACACATTATTGCATTATGCACTGCCTTGAATGTTGGTGTACGGGTCGAATATATGGACCGTGGCGAAGGTGGGAAAGTTAAGGCTCACGACTTTCCCGAAGGAACTGATCCCAAAGTGTTCTTGTTGTATAGACCGGGGCATTATGATATTTTATACTCAAGCAattgaataattattaaaaacaaaacgattaaatcaaaaaaaatacttcagaactattttcttctttctgtTCAGTTgattttataaactatttatttattttttttaaagaggttgggatgcgacccacattagTAGCTTTCCACTGGTTctcaataaaacttttcaagTGAGATTTGTAACGagctatttttattatatagaGGAATTATAGGGTAAGTAATCTGTCTTAAGTCAAATTGATACATTTTGATaggaatttattttatctaagaaaaaacactctttgaatgttaaaaaaaaaaacattaacaataatatttctaTAGTGTGAGTTAGCTTTAAAGTACTTCctttattgttttcaagatactggagtctaaaatcaatttttaacagatttaagaattatttgttaaaacaaaGTTCCTATTTGAACAATATCATTTGTAAGATAATGTTGTAAGGTAGATAATGTTGttgattcaaacaaatttacttttcattaTATACACTGCCactcatctgaataggttcacaaatattttcaccTCACTGTTGGCCTCTCTTTATATGTATTGCAATGTTACATCTTTTTTATATGTGCTTGTTTTggaggaaaaaaaaattgtcctaAAACTTACCGTTATTCTCCCACGATAGTTAGACTAAATGTATTCATaagaaaaagcacttttttgctcatctgaataggttcaacagaaaaaattgtAGTTCGCGTTGAGTTGCGTgttaattaacttcccataagaagttattgtaatgggtccgatttgtcaaattgaaaattttgacatatctcgacgtgataccaaacagatatattttttgaaaaaaatctatctaacggtttttttttctaaatcaaaagaactgaaaaaaaaaaatttgtcacctcctaaatttaacgactaacatatgatttcatctccaaaacaattgtgagcaacggagaataatgttttaaaaatgtgataaaattttgagaaaaatcgaattgacagttttttttataaaaaataaaaatctaaaaaaaacattactcaaagttcgtaaaaattaaatatcgattcaaatatcttttcaaaaacttaaaatttaggcttcaagcttattttatcttataagaaatattgttttcaacattcaataaaattttgagaaaaatcgaattgacagtttttttacaaaaaataaaaaccaaaaaaaaaattaataaaagttggtaaacattgattttcgactcaaatatcttttcaaaactttgagatattgcctttaatttacttttatctttcaaaaaatattgttgtcaacattcagtaaaatttttaacaaaatcgaattgatagtcttttttataaaaaattaaaaaccgaacaaaaattaacaaaagttggtaaaaattgaatatggattcttttcaaaaacttgaaagtaagactttaaacttattttatcttataagaaatattgttttaagcattctgaaagatgttgagaaaaatcgaattgacagtttttttacaaaaaataaaaaaccttaaaacaacatttataaaagttggtaaaaattgattttcgactcaaatatcttttcaaatctataaaatattggcttcaaactaattttatcttatagaaaatattgttttcaacattcggtagaattttgaagaaaatcgaattgacgggttttttacaaaaaataaaactctaaaaaaaaacaatactaaaacttggtaaacatttactttcgactcaaatagcttttcgaaaattaaaaatattggcttcaaacttattttattttacagaaaatattgttttcgatattcagtgatttttatataaaaatccaacagtccgttttttcataaaaaataaaatctacaaaaatttggttaaaattgatacgagtacatataggcaaacttttaagcaagacaaatcgacagacaggatgggaagttatcagtgtgggtcgcatcccagcctctttttataattgaaatctCATCTGTCAATAAAGTCAGAGTGTTTTTCCCTATTAACAGTAAAAATGGGTCGCGGAAAATCTATAAGCGAGgaagaaaaaggcaaaataaaagcatttcggGAATTAGGCTTAAGCCAACGACTTTTAgcgaagaaaatttaaagaagtaCAAATTTGGTATGCAATTACTTGCTAAAtatccaaaattataaaaaaaatatgaaaggaGGAACTTATACAGACGTGCTATCATCGGATCTCATGATCccgagtcaaaaataaaaataaaaaccggtgTCAACTGCAGTTTAGCTAAGGTAATACGCGTAATTAATAGTGCTTCTTAGTTGAAAAGAGAAACAAATCAGAACAAACCACCACTTTACGAATCTGGGTAAGAAATTCGAATACATTTTGTGGAACTCAGAGTGgcaaaatgtgatttttttctaaGGAGCCTTGGAGCTTCAATTTTGTACATCGAGAATAAATGCAAATTCTTATAAAGGTGAGTGAAAAGACTTTTCCTGTTTGGATCAATATCGTGAACATTCCAACATGATAATGGCCCTATCCATACAGCGAGGATAGTAAGGCAGTGGATTGAGAGTCAAAATGCGAGATGGTGGTGTGGCCTCCGTACTCACCTTACCTAAATATAATAGAGAATGTGTTGGAACTTTCTCACGTAAAGTATACGAGTCAGGGAGGCAATTCGAAGGCAAAAAGTCTTTAATCGCAGCTATTAAAAAAGCCTAGTCAGAAATTTCGCTTCAATACCTGGAAACATTGTATAGTTCCATTCCAAATCGAATTTACGAGGCTATATTAAAAAGAGGTGGCaacattcatttttaacttctcttAAATAATCATACAATACAAAAgggtaaaataaatcttatTCTATTTCATCCGTTGAAAATATTTAGATGAGCCAAAGAAATGCTTGTTTTGGtgatataaatacataatagcagattaatataaacaaaaattttaacagaCCAAGGGttgcttttgaaaattgttgtcGAAGATGACAAAGTATCCTCATAAAAGTCCTTTTCGACCATGTTAAAGGGATCGATgcggttttttttaactgaaaggAATCATGTCAATTTCTTCatcaatatttaaatcattaaGACTAAAATCAAGTGTAATCACTCATCTCAAAAAATTCGATTTCTTCtctgtttattttatatatttatagctttataaaattaaaaattgcaacaaCAACATTTCTGTCTATTCATAAGGTTATCGTCTAAAAGTGGCTTTAATTTTCTATGGGTAACATAAACAGAAGTTAAGTTTTGCAACAACAAAATCAGAATTTGTTAGATAACTATAAGTCTGGTCGcttactttctgcactaaaactcgtaaaaagaaatagtttaaagaGTTGGGGGCAaaattggtcgcattcacaaagctagtggctacgtagtcaaggtattctgattggctaaatctaactacaaaagcagttgaaatttcccctcagacgtagtgtaaaaaattcggctacaaagttagtggaggataattttgacgtttcacaatcagctgctcggtaaaaacgcaggaattcaaaataaaataaatcgttcagtatttaaatacaaatataaatcattcaaat
This window of the Eupeodes corollae chromosome 3, idEupCoro1.1, whole genome shotgun sequence genome carries:
- the LOC129950048 gene encoding ubiquitin thioesterase otubain-like — encoded protein: MDSTEAPETVNRDELIMQQQRQIEKEISESIPLVSDLQILSTLNREYNGDAVYTSKIEDLSEKYKFMRRTRPDGNCFFRAFAYAYLEYLLTNKEDYLAFKDLAQKSKDKLVQLGFPSFTLEDFHETFMEVIKRVDPIDTTKDVNIKDELHTVFNEQGYSDYVVVYLRLITSGKLQEDADFYQNFIEGNFTIEEFRHQEVEPMYKESDHIHIIALCTALNVGVRVEYMDRGEGGKVKAHDFPEGTDPKVFLLYRPGHYDILYSSN